Proteins from a genomic interval of Pseudomonadota bacterium:
- a CDS encoding YdcF family protein has protein sequence MVDTIFFLKKIVSPLFLPLPIVSILIVSGLILLWATKKQFLGKIFVTLGTSLLLLTSFGFLADQLTTSLENRYLPLLNVKDIQKAKDIKWIVVLGGGNLPDPRLPLSSQLGSASLTRLLEGVSLHRQLPGSRLLLSGGAVFQDTPEAETLAKTALLMGVKENDMVCENKSRDTADQAKWISSIVGHSQFILVTSAIHMPRSIALFRKYGMDPIPAPTNYMVVKQSQFHPGMFFPSASSLGMLEAASHEYLGMIWLHAQ, from the coding sequence ATGGTCGACACAATATTTTTTTTGAAAAAAATTGTTTCCCCCCTTTTTCTGCCCTTGCCCATCGTGTCAATCTTGATAGTGAGCGGCTTGATCCTCCTGTGGGCAACTAAGAAGCAATTTTTAGGTAAAATCTTCGTTACCCTGGGAACGAGCCTGCTCCTACTGACAAGCTTCGGATTTCTGGCAGACCAGCTTACGACATCTCTCGAAAACCGTTATCTCCCTTTACTCAATGTTAAAGATATTCAAAAGGCCAAAGACATTAAATGGATTGTGGTGCTGGGAGGCGGCAACCTGCCCGATCCACGTTTGCCCCTTTCCAGTCAGCTTGGTTCGGCGTCGCTGACTCGCCTCTTAGAAGGGGTAAGCCTCCACCGTCAACTCCCCGGTTCAAGGCTCCTTCTTTCCGGCGGAGCCGTATTTCAGGACACACCGGAGGCCGAAACGCTTGCGAAGACAGCCCTGTTGATGGGGGTAAAAGAAAACGATATGGTCTGTGAAAATAAATCCCGGGATACGGCCGATCAGGCAAAATGGATCTCAAGCATCGTTGGCCATAGTCAATTCATTCTCGTGACCTCGGCCATCCACATGCCCCGGTCCATAGCCCTTTTTCGCAAATACGGTATGGACCCGATCCCCGCGCCAACCAACTACATGGTCGTCAAACAATCGCAATTCCATCCCGGGATGTTCTTTCCTAGCGCCAGTTCCCTGGGAATGTTGGAAGCGGCCAGCCACGAATATCTGGGCATGATCTGGTTGCATGCTCAATAA